Proteins from one Ahaetulla prasina isolate Xishuangbanna chromosome 2, ASM2864084v1, whole genome shotgun sequence genomic window:
- the LOC131190046 gene encoding uncharacterized protein LOC131190046 isoform X1: MNMALSRSSKLKQRSPGNSNTITHNGTIWGFSYRNFEDENDWLQEWIHEELAHGEVWQKEYEALLRHQAQLCTLLQTKSLKPLEKKTRALQEELEEIQGVLQEYQNRSRQRQLHIHKQEKENHKMAEIVKELEKKVFKQQLDEQSNKDVLEELRSEGNELKRQLFEWEAQWQTKYDRIRQKQQHIEKLSTVIQGLSLKSQELHRHITFLEDNVMEVQQEIALLQKDALSGEMVTSAGGFLWEEQVCDQMKRLPSLELYRSTSKGYCSSISFPRPTLQAAWRLLWASAKVLLLILLLALPLHFFHGGFSRQPCLELHSTPLLYVQPKRLFPL; this comes from the exons ATGAATATGGCACTGAGTCGAAGCAGCAAACTCAAGCAAAGAAGTCCTGG GAATAGCAATACCATCACCCACAATGGAACCATTTGGGGCTTTTCATACAG GAACTTTGAAGATGAGAATGATTGGCTACAGGAATGGATCCATGAAGAACTTGCCCACGGTGAAGTCTGGCAGAAGGAATATGAGGCACTGTTAAGACATCAGGCCCAGCTCTGTACCTTGCTACAGACCAAGAG TCTTAAGCCCCTGGAGAAGAAAACTCGGGCATTGCAAGAGGAGCTGGAAGAAATCCAGGGAGTTCTGCAGGAGTATCAGAACCGAAGCCGTCAACGGCAGCTGCATATCCACAAGCAA GAAaaggaaaatcataaaatggCTGAGATAgttaaagaactggaaaaaaag GTCTTCAAGCAACAGCTGGATGAGCAGTCCAACAAAGATGTTCTGGAGGAACTCAGATCAGAAGGCAATGAATTGAAG AGGCAGTTGTTTGAATGGGAAGCTCAGTGGCAGACAAAATATGACAGGATCAGGCAG AAACAGCAGCACATTGAGAAACTGAGCACGGTAATCCAAGGGCTGTCTCTGAAGAGCCAG GAGCTGCACCGACACATCACCTTCTTGGAAGACAATGTGATGGAAGTTCAACAGGAAATAGCACT TTTGCAGAAAGATGCACTGTCTGGAGAAATGGTGACCTCGGCAGGGGGCTTTCTTTGGGAGGAACAAGTGTGTGACCAGATG AAGAGACTTCCAAGTCTGGAACTATACAGAAGTACTTCCAAAGGATATTGCTCATCCAT CTCTTTCCCACGTCCAACTCTCCAGGCTGCCTGGAGGCTGCTGTGGGCCTCAGCCAAAGTCCTGCTTCTGATCCTGCTGTTAGCTCTGCCTCTCCATTTCTTTCATGGCGGGTTCTCCAGGCAGCCATGCTTGGAGCTGCACTCAACACCCCTGCTCTACGTCCAGCCCAAGCGCTTGTTTCCCCTTTAG
- the LOC131190046 gene encoding uncharacterized protein LOC131190046 isoform X2, translated as MNMALSRSSKLKQRSPGNFEDENDWLQEWIHEELAHGEVWQKEYEALLRHQAQLCTLLQTKSLKPLEKKTRALQEELEEIQGVLQEYQNRSRQRQLHIHKQEKENHKMAEIVKELEKKVFKQQLDEQSNKDVLEELRSEGNELKRQLFEWEAQWQTKYDRIRQKQQHIEKLSTVIQGLSLKSQELHRHITFLEDNVMEVQQEIALLQKDALSGEMVTSAGGFLWEEQVCDQMKRLPSLELYRSTSKGYCSSISFPRPTLQAAWRLLWASAKVLLLILLLALPLHFFHGGFSRQPCLELHSTPLLYVQPKRLFPL; from the exons ATGAATATGGCACTGAGTCGAAGCAGCAAACTCAAGCAAAGAAGTCCTGG GAACTTTGAAGATGAGAATGATTGGCTACAGGAATGGATCCATGAAGAACTTGCCCACGGTGAAGTCTGGCAGAAGGAATATGAGGCACTGTTAAGACATCAGGCCCAGCTCTGTACCTTGCTACAGACCAAGAG TCTTAAGCCCCTGGAGAAGAAAACTCGGGCATTGCAAGAGGAGCTGGAAGAAATCCAGGGAGTTCTGCAGGAGTATCAGAACCGAAGCCGTCAACGGCAGCTGCATATCCACAAGCAA GAAaaggaaaatcataaaatggCTGAGATAgttaaagaactggaaaaaaag GTCTTCAAGCAACAGCTGGATGAGCAGTCCAACAAAGATGTTCTGGAGGAACTCAGATCAGAAGGCAATGAATTGAAG AGGCAGTTGTTTGAATGGGAAGCTCAGTGGCAGACAAAATATGACAGGATCAGGCAG AAACAGCAGCACATTGAGAAACTGAGCACGGTAATCCAAGGGCTGTCTCTGAAGAGCCAG GAGCTGCACCGACACATCACCTTCTTGGAAGACAATGTGATGGAAGTTCAACAGGAAATAGCACT TTTGCAGAAAGATGCACTGTCTGGAGAAATGGTGACCTCGGCAGGGGGCTTTCTTTGGGAGGAACAAGTGTGTGACCAGATG AAGAGACTTCCAAGTCTGGAACTATACAGAAGTACTTCCAAAGGATATTGCTCATCCAT CTCTTTCCCACGTCCAACTCTCCAGGCTGCCTGGAGGCTGCTGTGGGCCTCAGCCAAAGTCCTGCTTCTGATCCTGCTGTTAGCTCTGCCTCTCCATTTCTTTCATGGCGGGTTCTCCAGGCAGCCATGCTTGGAGCTGCACTCAACACCCCTGCTCTACGTCCAGCCCAAGCGCTTGTTTCCCCTTTAG